The nucleotide sequence ATATTCCGGGCATCGACTCGATCTCATGTTTTATGCCCCTACCGTCGCATACGAAATAAGGCTGAATCATTCCATCGACATTCAATCTCGTTTCGGCGAAAGTATCTCTGATAAGGTGAGTTCGCCTTAATCGGCGTGGCCTATATAAAAAATCAATCATATTTTCCTCCGGCCCCAATTATCCTTTATTTGTATACGCTCTAAAATACGGTCATTTTAGGCTTTTAATAAACGATATGCTTCTTCAATCATTGCGGCTATATCGCTTCCCGATACATCGGCTCGATTCAATCCTGCCCATTTTTGATTTTCTTCCAGTCCATAAACCGCGCACAACCGATAATTATTGCTTTCAATCCGGGAAAAAGCGCCCAAAGGAAGCTGACACCCTCCCTCCATTCGCTTCATTAAACCCCGTTCCAGATCGGTCTGAATGCGAGCCGTTGTATCATTCAATTGCGACACAATATCGATAACCGGCTTATCGCCGGTGCGGGTCTGGAGCCCAAGCATTCCCTGAGCCGGGGCCGGCAGAAAAAATTCCTCATCCAGAAGTTCCAGATGCAAATCGGACAGGTTTAGTTCGAGTCTTTTAATTCCGGCGTGGGCAATAATGATCGCGTCATAAAGTTCCTCGCGTAGTTTGCCCACCCGGGTCGGGATATTTCCGCGCAAATCCTTCATTTGCAAATCAGGCTGGATATGAGCGATTTGACACAACCGCCGAACCGAAGAACTGCCGATTATTCCTCCCGATTTCACTTTTAGCGGATTATCCGGAGAAAACGATTCTTTTCTGATGAGTAACGCTTCGCGATTATCTTCACGAAACCCAACCGCGGTCAGAGCCAACCCTTCCGGCATAACCGTCTGCAAATCCTTCAGAGAGTGTACCGCCAGATCGACGTCTTTATTGAGCAGAGCATCCTCAAGCTCTTTGGTAAAAAATCCCTTACCTTCCATCTTACTGAAAGACAGATTGGTGATCTTATCGCCCTGCGTCTTAATAATTTTCAGGATTACGGGAAGCTCGGTAATGCTTTCCAATCGGCTCTTGATAAAATTGGCCTGCCACAGGGCCAGATCAGAACCCCGGGTACCAATCCTTATTTCCCGCACCTACGCTCCTTTACGAAATGTCTCAACATGAACAAATTGTCCATGCTGAGCGGGCATTAATTCGGCGCCGGTGTCAGAATCACTCCTCGAGGATATTCTATCGGCCATTGTCCGGGCCGGTAGAAAGGTCGAATAACTTACCAATTTATTTACCAGATGGGTAATCCGATCCCGGTCTGACTCCTCAAGGTGAGACAAATTCTTATTGAATAGATTTTCCAGACCTTTTTCGGCGTACTCTCTGGCTAGCTGATACGATAAATTGAAAACCGGTTTCAACTCATTTTCAATCAAACTCTGATGATATCGAATCACCTCGGTAGAAATAATGGCACGCGCCTTATCCACATCACGGAACCGCTGTTTCCGATTTTGTTCCGAAATTGTCTTTAAGGTCGAAATATTATAAATTTTGGGCCGATTATCAACAGATTTTTCCAGGTCAATATCAACATCACAGGGAATCGCCAAATCTACAAAAAGTAATTCATTGTTATGAGTCAAGAGATTTTCCGTGGAAGTCCTGGTAAAAATCGGATCGGTGCTCGAAGTAGCCGTACAGATAATTCGTACGTCGGGCGGACTATTCAAAAAGTCATTAAGCGAGATTGCCCGCCCGCCGTACTTTTCTACAAACGATTGCGCGTTGTTAACCGTGCGATTAACAAATACCAAATCGCTGACTTCATTATCGATTAAAAAGCCAGCCAGCTTGCGAGACATTTCACCGACGCCTACCAAAGCCACGGGCACATTGCCCTCTTTTTCAACTATATCTTTTATAAGGGAAGTAACTAACGACACCATCGAAACCGATTTTTTGCCCATCTCGGTTTCGGTACGAATTTTCCTGGCAACCCGGAACGCTTGTTGAAATATCCGCCCCAGGCTATCTCCGGCCAAATTATTCTCCAACGCATAGAAATAAGCATTTTTAACCTGACCCAAAATCTGAGACTCACCGATTACTAAGGAATCAATTGCGCTGGCGACGGAGAATAAATGGCGAA is from Candidatus Zixiibacteriota bacterium and encodes:
- the hemA gene encoding glutamyl-tRNA reductase produces the protein MQFIGVVGVSICTEGCGAQSVKLMGELTIDPKNRDEKLNDLKKLAGIDELVYLATCNRVEFVFTTSNLAGVNEVRNRILDFFSQSKGSQSISPNDLYCKFGLEAVRHLFSVASAIDSLVIGESQILGQVKNAYFYALENNLAGDSLGRIFQQAFRVARKIRTETEMGKKSVSMVSLVTSLIKDIVEKEGNVPVALVGVGEMSRKLAGFLIDNEVSDLVFVNRTVNNAQSFVEKYGGRAISLNDFLNSPPDVRIICTATSSTDPIFTRTSTENLLTHNNELLFVDLAIPCDVDIDLEKSVDNRPKIYNISTLKTISEQNRKQRFRDVDKARAIISTEVIRYHQSLIENELKPVFNLSYQLAREYAEKGLENLFNKNLSHLEESDRDRITHLVNKLVSYSTFLPARTMADRISSRSDSDTGAELMPAQHGQFVHVETFRKGA
- the hemC gene encoding hydroxymethylbilane synthase is translated as MREIRIGTRGSDLALWQANFIKSRLESITELPVILKIIKTQGDKITNLSFSKMEGKGFFTKELEDALLNKDVDLAVHSLKDLQTVMPEGLALTAVGFREDNREALLIRKESFSPDNPLKVKSGGIIGSSSVRRLCQIAHIQPDLQMKDLRGNIPTRVGKLREELYDAIIIAHAGIKRLELNLSDLHLELLDEEFFLPAPAQGMLGLQTRTGDKPVIDIVSQLNDTTARIQTDLERGLMKRMEGGCQLPLGAFSRIESNNYRLCAVYGLEENQKWAGLNRADVSGSDIAAMIEEAYRLLKA